A section of the Scleropages formosus chromosome 12, fSclFor1.1, whole genome shotgun sequence genome encodes:
- the pkp4 gene encoding plakophilin-4 isoform X2, producing MHGWRSSAAHSVCGNSTPPHGGMPAPEQPPPAEEGLLLTTREVSSTSSPSSVCRMEPHSVATNILASVKEQELQFERLTRELEAERQIVASQLERCRLGSESPGAASASSSEKSFPWRSADVSTASDTKPRVTDGSQSPTYCIRSELEQVTLYSPEQTSLHERSGGNSRSSTQMNSYSDSGYQDACSYYSSQNLGKAELRLQHSYPGTGSGGGSAIARHARPEGQASVQVAGSHSTASGRAMRRVSSVPSRTQSPAYGSSASPSRGSLRTLLGSAYSSPVATEPKPPSAVFSASTLPASQQPCSPASLRRVGSASSRPGSAGRNASPYRASGHASSPADGPPAASTSPSPVRSGMTAVPQHYGSTLPRSLAHESDPFGQRSYDLYERMVPPRPDSLADALVDEIQGLRSSYASQHSPMGQELRATVSPDRHITPIYEDRTFQSPLYRSRNHSTVDLNHSSQSAIYRTGSGVGNLQRTLSQRSTMTYHRGNYGVNSAAAYAEPYHSGPYHSTEPSYGRQAIAADGGATRSPSIDSIQKDPREFAWRDPELPEVIHMLQHQFPSVQANAAAYLQHLCFGDNRIKAEVCRLGGIKHLVDLLDHKVLEVQRNACGALRNLVYGKATDENKTAVRNVGGVPALLRLLRKTSDAEIRELVTGVLWNLSSCDAVKMTIIRDALSTLTNTVIIPHSGWSSSGFDDEHKLKFHSSLVLRNTTGCLRNLSSAGEEARKQMRCCEGLVDSLLHVIKACVNTSDFDSKIVENCICTLRNLSYRLELEMPQSRLLGAQELDGLLGSESPSRDVESSCWGRKKKKKKKSSQDDQWDGVGPIPGFSKSPKGAEMLWHPAVVKPYLTLLAESSNPATLEGSAGSLQNLSAGNWKFAAYIRAAVRKEKGLPILVELLRMDNDRVVCSVATALRNMALDVRNKELIGKYAMRDLVNRLPGGNTTLLSDETVAAICCTLHEVTSKNMENAKALADTGGIEKLVSITKGRGERYSMKVVKAAAQVLNTLWQYRDLRAIYKKDGWNQNHFITPVSTLERDKYKSQPALPSSTLQMSPVIQSAGSATSSPAMLGIKEHRSNYQRTQSAMQFYKYQGDGNVNKYQYTGSGKPSPFFIGSYSSPTREEPRRAQHQLYYADEPSRRNHDTYRMYLQSPRGYEDPYFEDGVHFPPAADYSSSQPQALKSTANYVDFYSTTRRPSYRAEQYPGSPDSWV from the exons CTCATCTGAGAAGTCCTTCCCCTGGAGGTCAGCAG ATGTGTCGACGGCAAGCGATACCAAACCTCGGGTGACAGACGGTTCCCAGTCGCCGACCTACTGCAtccgcagcgagctggagcaaGTGACCCTGTACTCCCCAGAGCAGACCTCTCTCCATGAAA GGTCCGGCGGGAACTCGCGCAGCTCCACCCAGATGAACTCGTACTCGGACAGCGGCTACCAGGACGCCtgcagctactacagcagccaGAACCTGGGCAAGGCCGAGCTGCGGCTGCAGCACTCGTACCCGGGCACCGGCAGCGGGGGCGGCTCTGCGATCGCTCGCCATGCTCGGCCTGAGGGCCAGGCTTCCGTTCAG GTGGCCGGCAGTCACTCCACGGCGTCCGGCCGGGCAATGCGGAGGGTGAGCTCGGTGCCATCCCGCACACAGTCCCCCGCCTATGGCAGCAGCGCCTCCCCGTCACGTGGCTCGCTGCGCACACTGCTAGGGAGTGCTTACAGCTCCCCCGTGGCCACCGAGCCCAAGCCGCCATCAGCCGTCTTCTCCGCCTCCACGCTGCCCGCCTCCCAGCAGCCCTGCTCGCCGGCCTCGCTGCGACGCGTTGGATCGGCCAGCTCCCGCCCAGGCAGCGCGGGTCGCAACGCCTCACCCTACCGCGCATCTGGCCACGCGAGCTCCCCTGCCGACGGGCCACCGGCTGCATCCACGTCACCCTCACCCGTGCGCTCTGGCATGACAGCCGTGCCCCAACACTATGGCTCGACTCTGCCCCGCTCGCTAGCGCACGAGTCTGACCCGTTCGGCCAGCGCTCGTACGATCTCTACGAGAGGATGGTCCCGCCACGGCCCGACAGCCTCGCAG ACGCCCTGGTAGATGAAATACAag GCTTGAGGAGCTCCTACGCCAGCCAGCACAGCCCTATGGGACAGGAGCTGCGGGCGACCGTGTCCCCCGACCGCCACATCACGCCCATCTACGAGGACCGCACCTTCCAGAGCCCCCTTTACCGCAGTCGCAACCACAGCACGGTGGACCTGAACCATAGCTCCCAGAGCGCCATCTACAGGACGGGATCAG GGGTGGGGAACCTGCAGAGGACACTGAGCCAGCGCAGCACCATGACCTACCACAGAGGCAACTATGGCGTGAACTCCGCAGCCGCGTACGCGGAGCCCTACCACTCCGGCCCGTACCACTCCACCGAGCCCAGCTATGGACGGCAAGCGATCGCTGCAGACGGCGGCGCCACCCGATCCCCTTCCATAGACAGCATACAGAAGGATCCCAG GGAGTTTGCGTGGCGAGACCCCGAGTTGCCGGAGGTCATTCATATGCTGCAGCACCAGTTTCCCTCGGTGCAGGCCAACGCCGCCGCCTACCTGCAGCACCTGTGCTTCGGGGACAACCGCATCAAGGCCGAG GTGTGCCGTCTCGGGGGAATCAAGCATCTGGTCGACCTCCTGGACCACAAAGTCCTGGAGGTGCAGAGGAACGCCTGCGGAGCGCTGAGGAACCTCGTGTACGGCAAGGCCACAGACGAGAACAAGACCGCCGTGAGGAACGTGGGCGGGGTCCCTGCCCTGCTGCGCCTGCTCAGGAAGACGTCGGATGCTGAGATTCGGGAGCTGGTCACAG GGGTGCTGTGGAACCTCTCCTCTTGCGACGCGGTGAAAATGACAATCATCCGGGACGCCTTAAGCACTCTGACCAACACTGTGATCATCCCCCACTCGGGGTGGAGCAGCTCGGGATTCGACGACGAGCACAAGCTCAAGTTCCACTCCTCGCTGGTCCTGCGCAACACCACTGGCTGCCTCAG GAACCTGAGCTCGGCAGGCGAGGAGGCAAGGAAGCAGATGCGTTGCTGCGAGGGGCTGGTGGACTCCCTGCTCCACGTCATCAAGGCCTGCGTCAACACCTCTGACTTTGACAGCAAG ATTGTGGAGAACTGCATTTGCACTCTGAGGAACCTCTCTTACCGCCTGGAGCTGGAGATGCCCCAGTCCCGCCTGCTGGGGGCGCAGGAGTTGGACGGGCTGCTCGGCAGCGAGTCCCCCAGCAGGGACGTGGAGTCGAGCTGTTGgggcaggaagaagaagaagaagaagaagagctcgCAGGACGACCAG TGGGACGGCGTGGGCCCCATCCCCGGGTTCTCCAAGTCGCCGAAGGGGGCGGAAATGCTGTGGCACCCAGCCGTGGTGAAGCCCTACCTGACGCTGCTGGCGGAGAGCTCGAACCCGGCCACGCTGGAGGGGTCGGCGGGGTCGCTGCAGAACCTCTCCGCGGGCAACTGGAAG TTTGCAGCCTACATCCGGGCAGCTGTGCGCAAGGAGAAGGGGCTGCCCATCCTGGTGGAGCTGCTGCGGATGGACAACGACAGGGTGGTGTGTTCCGTAGCCACGGCGCTCAGGAACATGGCCCTGGATGTCAGGAACAAGGAGCTCATCG GCAAGTACGCCATGAGGGACCTGGTGAACCGGCTCCCGGGGGGAAACACCACCCTCCTCTCAGATGAGACGGTGGCGGCCATCTGCTGCACCCTGCACGAGGTCACCAGCAAGAACATGGAAAACGCCAAAGCGCTGGCCGACACCGGAGGCATCGAGAAGCTGGTCAGCATCACCAAGGGCAGGGGAGAGAG GTACTCCATGAAGGTAGTAAAAGCTGCCGCTCAGGTGCTGAACACGCTGTGGCAGTACAGGGACTTGCGAGCCATCTATAAAAAG GACGGGTGGAACCAGAACCATTTCATCACGCCCGTCTCCACACTGGAGAGGGACAAGTATAAGTCTCAGCCGGCCCTGCCCTCCAGCACCTTACAGATGTCACCTGTTATCCAGTCAG CTGGTAGTGCAACTTCGTCTCCTGCCATGTTGGGAATTAAAGAACATCGCTCAAATTATCAAAGAACACAGTCAGCTATGCAATTTTATAAGTACCAAGGGGATggcaatgtaaataaataccaaTACACAG GGTCTGGGAAGCCGTCGCCGTTTTTTATCGGATCCTACTCCTCACCAACGAGAGAGGAACCCAGGCGGGCACAG caccagctGTACTACGCAGACGAGCCCAGCAGGCGCAACCACGACACCTACAGAATGTACCTGCAGTCTCCGCGAGGCTACGAGGACCCCTACTTCGAGGACGGCGTCCACTTCCCGCCTGCAGCGGACTACTCCTCGTCGCAGCCGCAGGCGCTCAAGTCCACCGCCAACTACGTGGACTTCTACTCGACCACGCGGAGGCCTTCGTACCGGGCGGAGCAGTATCCAGGGTCCCCCGATTCCTGGGTATAG